In Neisseria brasiliensis, the following proteins share a genomic window:
- a CDS encoding RDD family protein: MPSTQYKIRPGTTAVAINEAAAKLGLNLASPWKRLGAVLINQFFATVCFIVMVAVFSLTDQYTLNTDAFLFINLGTFLLLLLFYLGVQLHFIRRHGQTVGKRLMKIRPVLEATGERLTAAQYVFKRELLIYAINSLVGLPILINAFLVLSRGYNRRSLEDMLAKTIVVDAPDH; encoded by the coding sequence ATGCCTTCTACCCAATATAAAATTCGCCCCGGCACCACAGCCGTGGCCATCAACGAAGCCGCTGCCAAACTCGGCCTGAACTTGGCTTCCCCATGGAAACGCTTGGGCGCGGTGTTGATTAACCAATTTTTTGCAACGGTGTGTTTTATCGTGATGGTGGCCGTATTCAGTCTGACCGACCAATACACGCTCAATACAGATGCATTTTTGTTTATCAACTTGGGCACTTTTTTACTGTTGCTGCTGTTTTATCTCGGCGTGCAGCTGCATTTTATCCGCCGCCACGGCCAAACCGTCGGCAAGCGGCTGATGAAGATTCGGCCGGTGTTGGAAGCAACGGGCGAGCGACTAACAGCGGCGCAATATGTGTTCAAACGCGAACTGTTGATTTATGCCATCAACAGCTTGGTCGGCCTGCCCATTTTGATTAATGCTTTTTTGGTGCTTTCGCGCGGCTACAACCGCCGTTCACTGGAAGACATGTTGGCGAAAACCATTGTGGTGGATGCACCCGACCATTAA